CTTCCATTGCTCGGTTTGCACTATCAGCTTCTCCATCTCAGCTTCTAGACTCTCTTTCCCTTCTTCCACGGATTCAAGCTTCTTCTTTAGCTGCGCCGTGTTCTCATTACTTTCTTCCAGTTCTGCCCTAATCTGACTCATCTTCAAAGCTATCTCATCCTCTTTAGCCTTTGCGCAGGACATTTCTGAGTCTGTCTTCTTCAACTGATCCTTCAAGCTCTCGTTTTCCTTGCTAAGTGATACCCTTTCAATCTCCAGGTCGTAGAGTCTAGCTTTCAACACGTTGATTTGGTGTTcctcatcatcaacttcttttGCTTTCTCAGCAGGAACAACCTCGAAGACATCAGTCTCTTGATGTCCATCTCCAGGAATGTCGTCTCTCTCCAGAGCATTAGGGTTTGGTTTCTTGGATCTCTTCTTGTGAAGCTCTTCTTGAACACGTTTCTTGGCAGCTTCGGCTTTGGACAACTGCTCTTTGAGCAATCTCAACTCTTCCTGAGCTTGTCCTAGCTGTGACTCTAAGCCAGAGATGCGACTTCCAAGCTTCTTCTGAGTCAACGGGTCACTGTGAGGTCCACCACTCCTCGGAGATCTACGGTCAGGACCAAGCTTTGGACTCCTGTCTGTAATTGGACGGTGGAGATAATGCGGAGCAGAGGAAACGGTTGATGATGATAACCTCAGCCTTGGAGATTGTCTCTGAGGCAACTCTGAACCTCCTCTAACACTACTCATATCACAAGAAGATACAAAAAGGTTACAATATCACTCATACCAGATATAGAAACTAACAACAACAACTGATTTCAAATACAATTCCAAAATAAGAAAGTTTCTTGGAGAAGTTAAAACTTGCCTTGGTTTTGGCATCATGATTTTCAAATTGTAGAGTCTCCAAGGTTTATAATCTGATGAAAATTAAAGCATTCCTCAGAATAAAgcagatatacatatatatatatgaacttcTTCTTTGTTTACTTACTTGGACGCACGACTCACATATAAGAATTGTGTGAGCCACGCAACCAAGTGCGAGTGTTTTTGTTAAAGATGACTTCACTATCGAAGTCAAACAGAGAAGTCTGTTACAGTAAATAAAAGTAAAGTCATAACTTTTTCTTTCACTCACTCAATCGCATTACGAGATTCAATAGAGAAGTTACTGTGATTCATTTCTCatacaaggaaaaaaaatattgaggtAGTCAAAACGTTGAAACTTAcctttgaagaagatgaggagaaTGTTGAAATATGACGAGTTTGCAAGTGAACACGAGGGAGTTAATAAGAAAGAAGAGGAAATGTTTTGAATGTTCAGGTTTGATTACTTTGGTTAATAAGAACAAGAACACAACGACAAGAAAGCTCAAAATATGGAGAAAAGATAAAAGGTCGTATAGCTTTTGTTGTTATTGTTCTGACTTCGGACAGTGAGagtgaaggagagagagagagtggagaTTTACTTCGAGGCACTTCTCTCAATCCAAGAATAAGAGAGACGTTTGAAGATTTTGAAATAAAGCTAATCCATTGGTGGTTGCACAAAAAAACAGACCATTGGTGATGAAAAGGACCAAAGTGTAATCTTTATTGTCTTGGAGGGTTAGGTCCCACATTTACACTGTAATCataatttctttttacttttattacATTATGATTCCGCATCTTTTGCATGATTGATTTTGAGTGATACGAACATGAAATATAAAGTAtcttatgcaaaaaaaaaatatattaaatgataattGTAACAATGCGATGgaactgaaattttattatatcgcaggaattttaaataaagcaaaattttatacccgtagataGGAAATAACACTGATAACAATAGAGAATTTGTTAttaagaaggagaagagatggtGTAATCGTGTTTTTCAAATGATCGAAAAACTTcgtatttatagaagaaaaatcactgtgcaaatagtgacAGTGGGACCCACATCTTTTATTATTTCAACATATGTGTGCGCCTCTTTGTTTGAAATTAAGttttcgtaacactcccccttggggaccagtgtcactctccgctctcgcttaacgtctttgttgcctcgttaaaaacctttccaggaaaaacccaatgggaaaaaccatagtaaggtaaaaagagtacaactacgtaagctccccctcgaatgaacagtcatagatccttctgatggcgcatcccaatgttatggatgtgttttctgaataccgaggtagggagtgattttgtgaagaggtcggctgcattgtcgcatgatcgaacatatcttacttcaatctctttattcttctcgagctcttgagtgtatgagaagaacttcggaggtatatgtttggttctatcacttttgatatatccttccttcgtttgagcaacacatgccgcgttatcttcatatagaatagttggctccgtattttcgccaATCCCGCTGCTTATGTGTCGGCTCATTGATctcagccatacacattctctacttgtttcatggagtgcaatgatctcagcatgatttgaagaagtagccacaagcgtttgtttctgagaacgccaagatatagcagtacctccgatcgtaaaaacgtatcctgtttgcgatcgggctttgtgtggatctgaaagatatcctgcatctgcaaaaccaaccatttgaccttttgaacttttaggataaaacaagcctaaatcaatggtcccttggaggtaacgaaaaacatgtttaatcctattccaatgtcttcgagttggagatgagctgaatcttgccaaaagattcacagcaaatgatatatcaggccgtgtacaatttgcaaggtacatcagcgctccaattgcacttagatatggtacttccggaccaagtatctcttctttctcctcaggtggtcgaaatggatcactttcaatattaagtgacctaacgaccatcggggtgctaagaggagttgatttatccatgttaaatcgtttcaacactcttttagtgtatgtggattgatgcacaaatataccattttgtgaatgttctatttgtaggccaagacaatactgtgtctgtcctagatctttcatctcaaattctcctttgagatagtctgatgccttttgtatttccttttgagttccgataatgttaagatcatcaacatataccgcgattattacaaatccggatattgttttcttgatgaaaacacatgggcatataggatcattcacatatccttcttttattaaatgatcactgagacgattataccacatacgtccagattgctttaacccatataatgatctttgcaattttattgcacataactctttaggtttggaacttaatgcttctggcattttaaatccatcaggaactttcatgtagatatcagtatctaatgatccatatagataagctgtaacaacatccatgagacgcatctctagatttttatcagctgctagactcatcaggaatctaaatgtaatggcatccataactggagaatacgtttcttcataatcgattccaggtctttgagaaaaaccttgagccactagacgagctttgtatctcgtaatctcatttttctcatttcgctttcgaacgaaaacccatttgtacccaactggtctcacatctgcaggtgtgagcacaatagatccaaatacttttcgtttattaagcgaatcaagttcagcttgtattgcatttttccattgttcccaatcatgtctcttttgacattcatagacagattttggttctggatcatcgatttcttcatttatttcacttgacacaatatatgagaaagcatcatcaaggtcattttgttcatttctattccatatccttttattatggatgtaattaatagaaatctcatgattatctttcgattcatgatgctctgattcatgatgctctgattcatcagaatccttatcatttatttcctccaaaatattttctgctattttgggtgcatcatatatttcagctttcttctgtttcctaggattcttatccttagaaccaacaggtctaccacgcttcaggcgtgtttttggctctcgtgtgtcatcctccttttcttgttcatttggcattttgatacgagcaggagcatttgcagctggtatatgagatttagttaccgtcttggtatctacaaatgcatcaggtagctggttagctatactctgtaaatgcataattcgtcgaacttctagttctgactctttagtgggaggatcaagatataacaatgatggtacactccattttatatcacttccaacatttttgttttctccccctagaactgggaatacattttcgtcaaaatgacaatcagcaaaacgtgctgtaaagacgtcaccagtctgtggttctaggtatcttataattgatggggaatcaaaaccaacatatattcccaatcttctttgtggtcccatctttgtacgttgtggtggtgctacaggcacatataccgcacaaccaaagattctaaagtgggaaatgtttggttctcgaccaaacgctaactgtagtggggaatacttatggtatgcactcggtctgatccgaatgagtgcttctgcatgcaaaatggcatgtccccatacataggttggaagttttgatctcatgatcaatggtcttgcaatcaattgcagacgcttaattaaagattcagccaaaccattttgcgtatgaacatgagcaaccgaatgttcaacttcaattcccattaccatacaatagtcattgaatgcttgggatgtgaattcaccagcgttgtctagtctaactcttttaatagtataatcaggaaactgtgttcgcagtttgattatctgagttagaaatctcgcaaatgccacatttcgagatgataatagacaaacgtgtgaccatctactggatgcgtcaattaataccataaaatagtggaatggtccacaaggtgggtgtataggtccacatatatcgccttgaattctttcaaggaactttggtgattctttatcgattttggttggcgacgatcaattttcctagagaacatgcaacacatgtcattttattcccttgagaaatctcctggattttcagtggatgaccatgtgaactttctatgattttacgcatcattgtagtgcctggatggccaaggcgatcatgccataatgtgaactcttctgggttctgttttactaaaagatttgattcgatctcatcgatataagtatgatgtagtcccgaaggaagttctggaaacttttctaatatgtgttttctgccacatttctcataagttacatacatgtatttctttccatcctcagttgcagactgagtatcatatccgtgaagatatatgtctttaaaactcaacaaattccttttagaacttggagaatatagagcattatttatggaaaattttgttccattcggtaaagtaaagtttgctttaccagttccttcaatcacgtctgcaggacctgatattgtattgacgacaattcttttCGGTTTAAtattagagaaatatctcttttgtctcagaatagtgtgcgttgttccactatctggtatgcatatttcacgaatccgtttcttggattttgttCCATTAGCATtatgatccatttctgaaattgtcataaatataaaagaaacataaaattcattcatataaagaaaaagacacaataattatacaataagatgacgttaaaaacatcattatttgtttaaaacatgaaatataataattatacatggtaatactgaaaactattcaatactcttatcataggcatttcgattctcttcaggagtaatctagtccagctcattagcgaagtcggaggattcaaggtatgaggtcccttcaacattttccgtgaggttcacctttttagcctttcctttcgtggactcttgatataacttacagagatgtgaaggagtacgacaggtacgggaccaatgtcctttacaacCACATCTGTAACACACTGTCTCACGCTTCTGGGTGGTATCCTCTTGAGTTTCTTTACCCTTGGAAACTTGTCCGGGTCTAACCCACTTATTAGATCCCCTCCATTTGGGATTGTAAgtttttccacgtttgttgttgaaacggcGGCCATGACCTCGATTGGCATGGTTTCTTCTTTCCGAATTTTCTatcgccgtagcattcacttcagggaatgctttggctcccgtaggccgggaattgtggtttttgattaagagctcattgttcttttcagctaacatgagcgcaaccatcaattcagaaaatctcgtgtacccgcattttctgtaaatttcgggtaagaagtgaagctgtttgtggaaagtgatgtatgttttattcatcatttctgCCTCAGAGACAGGATTACCACAATACTTCAGGAGTGCAACTATCCGCAGGACAGCGGAATTGTAATCCTCAACCTTTTGAAAAtcttggaacctcagatttttccactcttctagaGCGTGAGGAAGGTTGATTTGTCTCTGGTTATCGAacctttcttttaaagtttGCCACAGTTCAGCTGGGTCCTCGACGTTTGCATAGTCGTGCGTTAGACtttcatctaaatgcttcttcaggaagattatcgcttcggctatatgtTCGGGTGGTGATTTGTTACCGATTACAATtgtttcggttatctttttcaTCACCAGATATGGTTTCACGTTTGTGACCCACCCGACGTAATTTTCGCCAGTTATTTTCAtggccgggaactggagtttctcgatgtttgccatttgtaattctaaaacacaaaataataattttattagaacttcataattaaaaaccgtttacattaatcatacaagcaattacaaggagaagcgatgtaaagaaaattaaaccgatattcatcttaaattcactcggagtaaattctccaacgaataaaccataaatagaaacacaaataaaaatagcacataaaaacaaaagtgcgcgaatcatctttcttgaaatgaaaaatcggaggagagcgatttgaaatttttgagagaagatgaaatgttttggatgatgaaatggagtgaaaatgagttgtatttataggtgaAAAATACTGTTCataaccgttggagaaaggagaaatttttgaaaaaaattctttgtgaccgttggggttaaatcgagtgcaccaaaaattagtctgaaaatatcgtattaaacggtcaatcaaatctataaaatttcataaaagtgaaaaattacgacaataaaatatttatgttatgacaacaaatcatgcgacggctcagccgatcaatgcagagtaataaataaattatacggcggctcggccgaccaattaataataaacagaatataaggcggctcagccgaccaataaataataaacagaatatgaggcggctcggccgaccaataaataataaataggatataaggcggctcggccgaccaataaataataaacagaatataaggcggctcatccgaccaataaataataaacagaatatgaggcggctcggccgaccaataaataataaacaggatataaggcggctcggccgaccaataaataataaacaggatataaggcggctcggccgaccattaaattaattaaattactaataaataatataggcggtattccggccattataacatgatataaataatagtagaggcggtataccgaccattataacagggtataaatgatacaaataaattttaccgaatcgcagagtgatcgtgctgataacgtgttatgaaaagaactggaattttattatatcgcaggaatttaaataaagcaaaattttatacccgtagataGGAGATAACACTGATAACAATAGAGAATTTGttattaagaagaagaagagatggtgTAATCGTGTTTTTCAAATGATCGAAAAACTTcgtatttatagaagaaaaatcactgtgcaaatagtgacAGTGGAACCCACATCTTTTATTATTTCAACATATGTGTGCGCCTCTTTGTTTGAAATTAAGTTTTCGTAACAATGACATCTAATATTTAGGAGCTGAATTTGAAACAACTATTTATGTCTACTTTTTCTTTGgttcaaattattatttgtcTACTTTTTTTTCGGTCAAATTATTATTTGTCTACTTTTCTAATAATTTTCTTATCTAGCAACTAACaagtaagaaaacaaaaaaaaaaagtaagaaatggtgcaaatttatacatatatttttttttcttttttcttttttttttttgaacaccatataatatatatttatttcttataaattatGCCACATTTTATGTGTGTACCCATTCATCAAATAGGTCTGACattgcttttttctttttgtcggTTTCCACAAGGTTCAaactcttttttatatatatatgttgttaataaaaatatatattccaacgttctctttttaaaattgtttgctATATAACATCataaacaaatatttgaaaaataaactaatgtaCTTTCAAGTTCCAACAAAAATAGAGTTAGAAGATTTATAATACTGTCGACGCGTTAcaataccatatatatattcgctttgtttcaaaatagttaatattttagttacatGCACATGAATTAGGacattcattttttatttaaaaaaatagcattaaaaatataaaataaaattaattcaactAATCATCAAAAAATCTAGAAAACATCATTGGTCACATGGttttcaataaaactaaaattaatataaaatatcaaaacatagtatgttttgaaacatcaaaaactcttcaaaacattatctattttgaaaaagaaaaaatactaaatttcaGCAATTTGCATAAACACAGTATAAACGTGAATagaaaatcataaataatgTTCAAAACTATGCATTCAAGTATGTTAAAAGATAGAACCATACCGGATGACTATATTTTAAGTATGAGTAAACCACTATTTAAACAGTACAgtagaacatttataaattaatattcgataaattaataatctctctaaattaataaatttc
This Brassica napus cultivar Da-Ae chromosome C6, Da-Ae, whole genome shotgun sequence DNA region includes the following protein-coding sequences:
- the LOC106356916 gene encoding interactor of constitutive active ROPs 4, which produces MMPKPSVRGGSELPQRQSPRLRLSSSTVSSAPHYLHRPITDRSPKLGPDRRSPRSGGPHSDPLTQKKLGSRISGLESQLGQAQEELRLLKEQLSKAEAAKKRVQEELHKKRSKKPNPNALERDDIPGDGHQETDVFEVVPAEKAKEVDDEEHQINVLKARLYDLEIERVSLSKENESLKDQLKKTDSEMSCAKAKEDEIALKMSQIRAELEESNENTAQLKKKLESVEEGKESLEAEMEKLIVQTEQWKKAADAAAAVLSRGVGMNGGFSEQCGSMEKHFAGRFVGSPGMAADDWDDGSGSGKKKGSGMKMFGDLWRKKGQK